Proteins from a genomic interval of Nostoc sp. TCL240-02:
- a CDS encoding iron uptake porin: MIKILLHSFFILLFAVPAVWAAPPEEDSSTANADRNLQGQVNSVSQLSDIKPSDWAFQVLQSLVERYGCIAGYPDATYGGNRALSRYEFAAGLNACLDRVNELIAVGTNDLVKKEDLTVLQNLQTEFAAELATLRGRVDTLEAHTATLEQQQFSTTTKLNAQIITAISDTFGNRVGGQSDESRLFLANRGRLNLESSFTGRDLLRVRLEFGNFTNSSGASQIAAATGTGMTRLNFDNDNNNTLIIPHIRYYFPVGDSLSFVVGPTGIGYNDITNNITPATIADDGNGIPSLFGKNSPLFERGGGGAAANLSISKNLILTLGYLANNPNVSSAQNGLFDGGYNALAHLAYYGKQGAISVAYSHGYNPAGTVDINAGRGSALSNAPFGNNIATSNSIVGVQGYYRFSQNFQIHSWGGYVWANAKNSGFSDISNGRGGTDSLFVNNGDNANAWFGAIGMSFPDVGGKGNLPGILFGIPPRVSNSDIRQDRDTAYHIEAFYRYRLNENISVTPGFWVILNPENDSRNDTQYVGVLRTTFDF; this comes from the coding sequence ATGATTAAAATTCTTCTTCATAGCTTTTTTATCCTACTTTTCGCAGTTCCAGCAGTTTGGGCAGCACCTCCAGAAGAAGATTCGAGTACAGCAAATGCTGACAGAAATTTACAGGGACAAGTAAATTCTGTTTCTCAACTTTCCGATATCAAGCCGAGCGATTGGGCATTCCAGGTACTGCAATCACTAGTCGAACGCTATGGCTGTATTGCAGGTTATCCTGATGCCACCTATGGCGGTAATCGTGCCTTGAGTCGTTATGAATTTGCTGCTGGTTTAAATGCTTGTTTAGACCGGGTGAATGAATTAATTGCTGTGGGTACTAATGATTTAGTCAAAAAAGAAGATTTGACAGTGCTGCAAAATTTGCAGACAGAGTTTGCGGCAGAATTGGCAACTCTGCGTGGTCGGGTGGATACGCTGGAAGCACATACAGCAACGCTGGAGCAGCAGCAATTTTCCACCACTACCAAATTGAATGCTCAAATTATTACCGCCATTAGTGATACCTTTGGTAATAGAGTCGGTGGACAAAGCGATGAATCCCGTCTTTTCTTGGCAAACCGGGGTCGTCTCAACTTAGAGAGTAGCTTCACCGGTAGAGATTTGTTGCGAGTCCGGCTGGAGTTTGGCAACTTTACAAATTCTAGTGGCGCAAGTCAAATTGCCGCAGCCACAGGCACTGGAATGACACGCCTGAATTTCGACAATGACAATAACAATACACTAATAATTCCCCACATCCGTTACTACTTCCCTGTTGGTGATTCCCTTTCTTTCGTTGTTGGTCCCACAGGTATTGGTTACAACGACATCACAAACAACATCACTCCTGCCACTATCGCCGATGATGGTAATGGAATTCCCTCACTATTTGGCAAAAACAGCCCTCTCTTCGAGCGGGGTGGTGGTGGCGCAGCCGCTAACTTGAGTATCAGCAAAAACTTGATTCTCACCTTGGGCTATTTAGCAAATAATCCAAACGTTTCATCAGCGCAAAATGGCTTATTTGATGGCGGTTACAATGCTCTGGCGCACTTAGCATATTACGGCAAACAAGGAGCTATTAGTGTCGCTTACTCTCATGGTTATAACCCTGCTGGCACTGTAGATATCAACGCCGGGAGAGGTAGCGCCCTGTCCAATGCTCCCTTTGGAAACAACATTGCTACTTCCAATAGCATTGTCGGTGTACAGGGATACTATCGCTTTTCTCAAAATTTCCAGATTCACTCTTGGGGTGGATATGTTTGGGCAAATGCAAAAAACTCTGGTTTCAGCGATATTTCTAATGGTAGGGGTGGAACAGATTCTCTCTTCGTAAACAATGGTGATAATGCCAATGCTTGGTTTGGAGCGATTGGTATGTCGTTTCCTGATGTAGGCGGTAAAGGCAATTTGCCAGGAATTCTCTTTGGGATACCACCTCGTGTCTCTAACAGTGATATCCGTCAAGACCGAGACACCGCCTACCATATTGAAGCATTTTATCGCTACCGTCTCAACGAGAATATCTCAGTAACTCCTGGTTTTTGGGTGATTCTCAACCCGGAAAACGATAGTAGAAATGATACGCAGTATGTGGGCGTGCTTCGTACAACCTTCGATTTTTAA
- a CDS encoding HdeD family acid-resistance protein, producing the protein MNSENIGHERQNLGWFIVLGILMIVLGMAAIAEPFVATIAITIVISWFLLIAGIVRVVHALQSRRQKGFWLKLVVGILYALAGIMLIGNIFGAALSITFALGIVFLAEGVFEVITAFQIRPEPNWGWTLFSGIMAIILGILILYKWPFSAAWVLGLFAGINFLLTGVWMIALSVPSRRIPNHRAGI; encoded by the coding sequence ATGAATTCTGAAAACATCGGTCACGAGAGACAAAACTTAGGATGGTTCATCGTTCTAGGCATTCTAATGATTGTGCTAGGCATGGCAGCGATCGCAGAACCATTCGTTGCCACTATTGCCATCACAATCGTCATCTCTTGGTTTTTATTGATCGCTGGTATTGTCCGAGTTGTCCACGCATTGCAATCACGACGACAAAAAGGCTTCTGGCTAAAGCTAGTGGTTGGTATTCTATATGCACTTGCTGGAATTATGTTGATTGGCAACATCTTTGGTGCTGCACTTTCCATCACATTCGCCTTGGGAATTGTCTTTTTGGCTGAGGGTGTATTTGAGGTAATTACAGCATTTCAAATACGTCCAGAGCCAAATTGGGGTTGGACACTTTTTAGTGGCATAATGGCCATTATTCTGGGAATTTTAATTTTGTATAAATGGCCTTTCAGTGCAGCTTGGGTACTGGGATTATTTGCAGGGATTAATTTTTTGTTGACGGGTGTTTGGATGATCGCGCTCTCAGTGCCTAGCCGTCGCATTCCTAACCATAGAGCAGGAATTTGA